Genomic window (Aethina tumida isolate Nest 87 chromosome 4, icAetTumi1.1, whole genome shotgun sequence):
attttattttcaattcttcATAACTGAACAAGTAACAATATTCCTTCTTATTTTAGTGTCAATTTCGAACTCGATCGTACCTCAACAGCAGCAGCCGCAACAACAACTGTACAAGATGACCGCCACCCCGGAGCCCCCACATCAAACAACCACTACGCAGGAATCCCATCAGCAACAGCAACAATTCAAAGTGCCGGCAAATGCGCAAGACACGCGGCAGGGTTACAAGTTTTCCGCCCCAAGCTCGAATCCGAACATCAAGTTCACATCACAGGTACCGCCGCAACAGCAGCACGTCCACCACCAGAACTACACACACCCCGTCCAATACAATCCCGCCACTTCACCCTCTCATCACACTGTAAGTTCCCCAATGTAGTTGTCGGACTTcttttctgtttttgtttctATAGATACGTAGAAACTTGATCACTGTGTTTTATAAGTGTTTCATGGTAAACTGTAGTTTTCTGTTCACAGAATACTGACAAAATTGAGCCCAGGAGACGTGGGGCGCCAAGAGGACGTCAGCGTTCAAGATCAAACACGAGGGAGCCAATCAAAAGACCGCCACTTATATCCGCAGTTAGCGACCCTCAGCTGATTACTCCAACTAACAGCGTGCTGTTGACTCAACTCTTGGCAAGTGAGTATATACAAAACCATCCATCCTGTggtccatttttaacaaaatttgttatgtATGTCATACAGATGAAGGCAAAACATGATTagagattattaaatatgttaaatttatataatatgttttagaattgatttctattttgttgtgtttaaaGGGTTTTTTTCATTAAGTTCAAATACATTTAGTACGAAGGCGCACGAATTTTAGTCATTTAAATGAGTTTGATAAAGGGTTAATCATaagcttaaaataaataggacTTTCGTTTGTGAAATTTACCTGTTGGATGAACTGGAGTCCGAATACTGCctggaattatttaataagacgTTAATCGACAAACGAATATCAAGCTTTAGAACTTAGTTCTTCACTAAAGTTCATGTTTACCATATATCTggtgtattgaaattttctgaCAGGACCCAGTTTATGCTTTTTTTCTCACTGTGACaaagttgttaaaaattgtggTGGAATGTGAAACGGAATAAGGTAGTTTTCTGAGATATCcagatttttttgttaagtttttaaaagattaatggTCAACAtcatattccaatattctaatgtaaatttattgccTTAGTAGCAGTATCACTGATTGAACACGTGTGGGATATGATAAACAGACTTTGAAATTCAGCTTTCCTGATATAGATAGCAGCATCAAGTAAAGGTGACATGAAATAAGTCAGGACTAAATTGGATCAATCATAAGACATCAATTAATGAGTGTCTGAATTATCATGGAGGTCCaactcattattattttaataaaacgaaattGGATCAATATACTCAAtgtttttgtctgaattttttatcattttcatttttttactccaaattataaacaacGGTATGCATTTATTCACTAACATTTGTCCACATATTATACATACAttcttaagaaaaaatttttgtatttgtttctgtttattttgtgtGTTTCTGTAAAAGTTTAGATATTACAAATGGAGTGTAAgtcgaaacaaataaaattatcactatatatacattttcacATAAAACACGTGAAGATTGAGATAACACTGAGCAATAACTTATTTTCTGTTTAAGCTCGAGACACGTCAAATCATGTATTCAACAGAAGCCACAGCACGGGTTCCGCCCAAGACATGGCCAGCCAAGTGAGGATAAAGGAAGAGAAAAGCAACACCCCTATACCAATCTTGGCCCAGCCGCAATCTCACACTCTCATAATCCAAGGAACATTAAATTCAGTTCAACCACTTTCCGCGGATCCTGTAAGTTCACTattgagttttaaaatatttgtactctcttaacatatttttatagcttGCCCTGAACACGTTCAGCAATTCGAACAGTCCTGTGATGGACGCGACGACATCCCAAAACTTGAATTCGCCGACATCATCGCAAGGTTCTATCGGATCGCCGAACAGGGACACCTCCCAACATCATCGAGATCGACGTGTAGGGCACATTCATGCTGAACAGAAACGTCGGTACAACATTAAGAACGGTTTCGACATGCTACATTCACTTATACCCCACCTCAATCAGAATCCTAACTCCAAGGTAATTATCTAGTTATTGataactgtaatttttttacatacatGTGTCCACAGTTGAGTAAAGCTGCAATGCTTCAAAAAGGAGCCGAATACATCAGGCAACTGCGGTCCGAAAGAAATCAACTGAAAGAGGAGATGGACTCGCTCCGGCAACAGATAGAATCATTAAATGCGTCTATCaggtataaaataacaatattttatgtttgatttgaaaaatgtgACGTATCTTTTTAATGTAGCAACTGCCAATCCATGCTGCCAGCAACAGGAGCGCCCGTCTCTAGGAGAAGGGATAGCAAAATGCAGGAAATGTTTGACGAGCATGTCCGTACAAGGACCAtggaaaattggaaatattggATTGTAtccttttttactaaaatttaataataatttagatctGACAACAACTGAATTttccttaataataaattttagttcagtttAATTTTCAGACCGTTATTGAATACCTTCAATAACATCGTATCGACTTCCAGTTTGGATGACCTCTACACGTCGACTATGATATGGGTGGAACAACATTGTTCACTTGTAGATCTCAGACCAGGTAtgcattaatatattataaaacacgATTTATACAACATCACGGTGAagaaaattttctaaagtttttccttaagtaaatactataatattctttgcacaatttagaaaaacaacCGTCTTTGAAATATTATGCAAATCACTTCcatatatctcaaaaattaatcaagagtacgTTTTATGAATTGTGTAacgaatatgaaaaaatagaaCGAGAAAAAGAGGAGAATCCCCTAGAATCTACACTAattcatcatttatttattgaattcaatCATAGGAATGCGTTTTAGGATAAttcatatcaaattttaaacatgattGATCGAAATATTACagacatataagtaaaaaaataatttcttaatctaAAAACACcttggtaatattttattgcatttacaGTTGTTCTTAATTCTCTGACAAATCTTTGTACGATAACGGATGTTCTATCCGACCCGGATAAGTTACCTGAAGAAGCCAGACAAATGGTACAGAAgaagcagcagcagcaacagAACAATCAGCAGTTAGCACAATAATTGCTCagtgacaatttttatatattgtaattttaaatatacaaaagtgataaaaagtgcaaatctatttttgtaacaaatacTTTTTGATAGACAATTAAGTTGTTATAagattgtttgtttttgatatctTGCCAATTTTTATTCCGCATCACGTGGATATGCATACATACAATTTCGAATTATGAAATGAtccattgtaaattttaatggaacacatgttatatattttgctCAGATTCGTGCTATAGAAGAGGAGGACTGTGTAGAGTTTTAAGAGTTGACTTACAATCtgctattttcaatattaaatctaGTGATGGGCGAATTCGAGATGTTCAAACAATTGATTCAATTGTAAGCAATCAAGGTGTTTTTCTAATGTCCCACAGTCTGGCAGGGAAAACCATCGAAGACAATTGAAACAATCGACTAAAGCCTTTCGAAACCGCccatcataaattaaatcaatcttGTATAAAAATGACAGCTAGCTACCTAGTCTACtaacattacattaattaataatatacattaatattggATAATTgtggattttatttaaaactaattaatctgAGTTCTCTAAGAGAATCaggacaaatatttaaaatctaaataatgttCTATAAAGACATGAATAACAGGAACAATCTATTTTACAGAGAATATTCTTCTATAGCACtcaattttttgtacatattttatgcaaatacAATGCAACCACATCTCACCTGACTTTCATTCTGTGAATTACCGTATATCTAATCAATtcttaatatcaattaatttatagtataattGTTGTATATACTGTGAAGCCGACgtgtcattataatttttagtagtgCCTTAATTGCGTggtcatttcaatatttatacatcTAGTGCGAGATTGAGTTTTTATAGGGTACTTATATGATTATttgttatgtttaattttatgtaaaagatAGTTTATGTCTgtctatatatatacattttaattgttattttttacaataaatatttgttttatttcatccCTTATCCAAAAAAAATTAGCACAAATAAGAtctgtaaatataatacaactttttttatagaaaatacacatattgaatgttgttttattagtatttcccAAACTAAAGTGTCTAATAATTCATTGAATAATTTCTGAGACATATTATTTGATCATTTTATTGACAGCAACGTTAAATGTTGCAAAattccaatttatatttataaaactggcatcagtacatatttttatttatctcttCTTTAAATGATGTgtttttcagattttcagaCATTTTTATTCAGCTAATTACGTAATATCAACAAATCTTTAActcctttaattttgttacaaacagcagcttaatttaacattttaacttgGTGGTGACGTAAGTTTATCTATATATTGGTTCTAAATTGCAATTTTACATGATGTATGATTAATGTTGATTTTGACAGAGTGaaacgtattttttaattcctaTTTACACATTTCCTTTTCTgtcttttacataaaatagtaatgtgACGACAGGTTTCAGGAGCCTACCAAGTTTTCAATTCTGTAGTACagaacaaaatgtttttacaggattttcattcattgtctacaaaaaaatattcaaattatgttttttaaataaaggcaGATGTACCTTTGTACAATTGTACCTTTGATTAGGATGTTGCTCAAATAAATCGAAATacaccaataaataaaaatatattaaagatgtGGATATTGATGTCGTTGTTAAATTTCGATGGTGaaatactataattttgttaaatgcattacattaaaaatattaattttaaaccaaatttctGAGAATCAAATCAAGCTAGAAAGGTTAAATATtgctaattttcaatttctttttacaggtcataacataaattttcaggtgttatattttgattttataataattataaacaaatttgtgttctatattttgtttttgattttacaTCATAAAAAAAGGAAGATCGTAGATACAAAAATACAGATtagttcataaaatatatatttataaagacaaATTGACTAGAACttgataaaaacattataattcaaaattccaAGGAATACAAACTATACCATCAGACAAAACTGAATAATAGGAAGCAATATTGAGATGAATGTCTTTTAAATGATACAATGATTCTTTGTTATCTAATAACTTCTCACAACACTTGATCATTTTCTCTGGAGTGACATTGTCGTCCTTCAATAGTGCGGAT
Coding sequences:
- the LOC109605858 gene encoding MLX-interacting protein isoform X2 encodes the protein MHQIQHVPRIEKPEKESIHSGQFMVSHFEAEEQDDEDNVAVPIPEVTGDLKSVVPVKRISGMLEYVKNEYNQQQLSIDTSLSKLFQCMSLAYRQKLTSPKWNRFRGIRLRWKDKIRLNNVIWRCWHMQFIKKENTLICQFASPLDVDTHNKPEAVVLEGKYWKRKLAAVTAEYKKWRMFYRNHALGHAAKDSSDMLNDMELLTWDSNSSDNMMMMVDEDYMGLMSDTLFSTITNQPFAFPDSREIARAGLADFIQPSLGPLQPNLDDYMDTIDPLHDFMTNKLPPVPEEQHENLYKQSNWGYIGNDSEVNTISPPMVEYQQLQPLQPLSMDKQTVPIQDTRQTTTQSVTGYDNMLLETPIDQFVSQQQQIEQPPYHSSVISKTKPLKNVTRGKLEQQQIYSKSVDSVYQCYQQSMAQQSALVINDRIVSISNSIVPQQQQPQQQLYKMTATPEPPHQTTTTQESHQQQQQFKVPANAQDTRQGYKFSAPSSNPNIKFTSQNTDKIEPRRRGAPRGRQRSRSNTREPIKRPPLISAVSDPQLITPTNSVLLTQLLATRDTSNHVFNRSHSTGSAQDMASQVRIKEEKSNTPIPILAQPQSHTLIIQGTLNSVQPLSADPLALNTFSNSNSPVMDATTSQNLNSPTSSQGSIGSPNRDTSQHHRDRRVGHIHAEQKRRYNIKNGFDMLHSLIPHLNQNPNSKLSKAAMLQKGAEYIRQLRSERNQLKEEMDSLRQQIESLNASISNCQSMLPATGAPVSRRRDSKMQEMFDEHVRTRTMENWKYWIFSLIFRPLLNTFNNIVSTSSLDDLYTSTMIWVEQHCSLVDLRPVVLNSLTNLCTITDVLSDPDKLPEEARQMVQKKQQQQQNNQQLAQ
- the LOC109605858 gene encoding MLX-interacting protein isoform X1 produces the protein MHQIQHVPRIEKPEKESIHSGQFMVSHFEAEEQDDEDNVAVPIPEVTGDLKSVVPVKRISGMLEYVKNEYNQQQLSIDTSLSKLFQCMSLAYRQKLTSPKWNRFRGIRLRWKDKIRLNNVIWRCWHMQFIKKENTLICQFASPLDVDTHNKPEAVVLEGKYWKRKLAAVTAEYKKWRMFYRNHALGHAAKDSSDMLNDMELLTWDSNSSDNMMMMVDEDYMGLMSDTLFSTITNQPFAFPDSREIARAGLADFIQPSLGPLQPNLDDYMDTIDPLHDFMTNKLPPVPEEQHENLYKQSNWGYIGNDSEVNTISPPMVEYQQLQPLQPLSMDKQTVPIQDTRQTTTQSVTGYDNMLLETPIDQFVSQQQQIEQPPYHSSVISKTKPLKNVTRGKLEQQQIYSKSVDSVYQCYQQSMAQQSALVINDRIVSISNSIVPQQQQPQQQLYKMTATPEPPHQTTTTQESHQQQQQFKVPANAQDTRQGYKFSAPSSNPNIKFTSQVPPQQQHVHHQNYTHPVQYNPATSPSHHTNTDKIEPRRRGAPRGRQRSRSNTREPIKRPPLISAVSDPQLITPTNSVLLTQLLATRDTSNHVFNRSHSTGSAQDMASQVRIKEEKSNTPIPILAQPQSHTLIIQGTLNSVQPLSADPLALNTFSNSNSPVMDATTSQNLNSPTSSQGSIGSPNRDTSQHHRDRRVGHIHAEQKRRYNIKNGFDMLHSLIPHLNQNPNSKLSKAAMLQKGAEYIRQLRSERNQLKEEMDSLRQQIESLNASISNCQSMLPATGAPVSRRRDSKMQEMFDEHVRTRTMENWKYWIFSLIFRPLLNTFNNIVSTSSLDDLYTSTMIWVEQHCSLVDLRPVVLNSLTNLCTITDVLSDPDKLPEEARQMVQKKQQQQQNNQQLAQ